From a region of the Chitinophaga caseinilytica genome:
- a CDS encoding AraC family transcriptional regulator codes for MPAQPVHIIPSCRFDIRNTGQFRERRRELAEDGHTGSVFEMLSPDGINFGYYNLRSRNAGEIVIRNTTPFFQMSYTVSGTKSYSAHGGTGKLASLDRHQYNYLFFPEDDIHMQWPAHEQLEIFELGVSPDLVLQAMPQEHPLYPVFSGSIERNEAAAISAVNLPLQSSISTILYDMLHCPLEGRYKQLFLKAKTIELLAIQLAQYEQMAGVRPSENTRSLRKEDVERMHLAREIIASNIHSPCTLIDLAHQVGTNDAYLKSHFKQVFGTTVYGYLQGIKMAHARELLGQGKQVSEVAYLSGYKHTAHFTRAFKKYFGYAPGRIKG; via the coding sequence TTGCCTGCACAACCCGTACATATCATCCCATCCTGCCGGTTCGACATCCGCAACACCGGCCAGTTCCGTGAACGCCGCCGCGAGCTCGCGGAAGACGGCCACACCGGCTCCGTGTTCGAAATGCTGAGCCCGGACGGGATCAATTTCGGGTATTACAATCTCCGCTCGCGCAATGCCGGCGAGATCGTTATCCGCAACACCACGCCGTTTTTCCAGATGAGTTACACGGTCAGCGGCACCAAAAGCTATTCCGCTCACGGCGGAACGGGCAAGCTCGCATCGCTGGACCGCCATCAATACAACTACCTTTTCTTCCCCGAAGACGACATCCACATGCAATGGCCCGCCCATGAGCAGCTGGAGATCTTCGAACTGGGCGTGAGCCCCGACCTGGTGTTGCAGGCCATGCCGCAGGAACATCCGCTTTACCCGGTTTTTTCCGGCAGTATCGAACGGAACGAGGCCGCGGCCATCAGCGCCGTGAACCTTCCGCTGCAATCATCCATCAGCACGATCCTGTACGATATGCTGCATTGCCCGCTGGAAGGGCGTTACAAGCAACTGTTCCTGAAAGCGAAAACCATCGAGCTGCTGGCCATCCAATTGGCGCAATACGAGCAGATGGCCGGCGTTCGCCCCAGCGAAAACACGCGGTCGCTCCGGAAAGAAGATGTGGAAAGGATGCACCTGGCCCGGGAAATCATCGCGTCGAACATCCACAGCCCTTGTACGCTGATCGACCTCGCGCACCAGGTGGGCACGAACGACGCCTATCTGAAAAGTCATTTCAAACAGGTGTTCGGCACTACCGTGTACGGTTATCTGCAGGGTATCAAGATGGCGCATGCGCGGGAATTGCTGGGGCAGGGAAAGCAGGTCTCTGAAGTGGCGTACCTGTCGGGTTACAAGCATACCGCGCATTTCACGCGGGCGTTCAAAAAATATTTCGGCTACGCGCCGGGGCGGATCAAAGGCTGA
- a CDS encoding alanyl-tRNA synthetase, with protein sequence MKAPNKEAILKWLKRLGFWGFVFFLVKGLVWLAIFYWLAT encoded by the coding sequence ATGAAAGCACCCAACAAGGAGGCCATCCTGAAATGGCTGAAAAGACTGGGCTTCTGGGGATTCGTTTTCTTCCTCGTGAAGGGTCTCGTTTGGCTCGCCATCTTTTACTGGCTGGCCACCTGA
- a CDS encoding antibiotic biosynthesis monooxygenase: MINHYVAINYITCNDDFKDRFEQLFASRAHAIDTMPGFVNMHVLRPEKAGDAYLIVSYWETEQAFRDWMKSPAFTAGHQRGFDELAKAKAEGRPAPMSSDFKIYRIISE, encoded by the coding sequence ATGATAAACCACTACGTTGCCATCAACTACATCACCTGCAACGACGATTTCAAGGATCGTTTCGAGCAGTTATTCGCCAGCCGCGCCCATGCGATAGATACCATGCCCGGTTTCGTCAACATGCACGTGCTGCGCCCGGAGAAAGCGGGAGACGCCTACCTGATCGTCAGCTATTGGGAAACGGAACAGGCTTTCCGCGACTGGATGAAATCCCCGGCATTCACCGCAGGCCACCAGCGCGGGTTCGACGAGCTGGCCAAAGCCAAAGCGGAGGGGCGCCCGGCTCCTATGTCCAGCGACTTCAAGATTTACCGCATCATCAGCGAATAA
- a CDS encoding HmuY family protein: MKLRILIILAGVLLAACGKDGDDKPTPKGPASTLISDLQADTGASVGEPEEGKEQRPFQSLIFSFSTKQSRLIKSKADSIQYLKNTDWDIAFTQEYNSYVVVNNGTFTGTPGSGGPGKGAMVIVEKPYDQVTEAPSDETFENNGVHGVGWDSGNGYGWFFYSLSNHICVPVKNRTFVLRTADGKYAKLALLNIYKGNPPVVTDLFWPAPYLTFKYFVQTDGSRRLNTSN, translated from the coding sequence ATGAAATTACGAATATTGATCATATTGGCGGGCGTTCTGCTTGCCGCCTGCGGTAAAGACGGCGACGACAAGCCCACTCCCAAGGGCCCGGCCAGCACCCTCATTTCCGACCTGCAGGCCGATACCGGCGCTTCCGTGGGGGAGCCGGAAGAGGGAAAGGAACAACGGCCTTTCCAGTCACTCATTTTCAGCTTTTCCACCAAACAATCGCGGCTCATCAAATCGAAAGCCGATTCCATCCAATATCTGAAGAATACGGATTGGGACATCGCGTTTACGCAGGAATACAATTCCTACGTGGTGGTGAACAACGGCACCTTTACCGGAACGCCCGGGTCGGGCGGGCCGGGCAAAGGCGCGATGGTCATCGTCGAGAAGCCGTACGACCAGGTTACCGAAGCGCCGTCTGACGAAACATTCGAGAATAACGGCGTTCACGGCGTGGGTTGGGATAGCGGGAACGGGTACGGCTGGTTCTTCTATTCTCTCAGCAATCACATTTGCGTGCCGGTCAAAAACCGCACGTTCGTATTGCGGACGGCCGACGGAAAGTACGCCAAACTGGCTTTGCTCAATATTTACAAAGGCAATCCTCCTGTGGTGACGGACCTTTTCTGGCCCGCGCCCTACCTCACTTTTAAATATTTCGTGCAGACCGACGGGAGCCGCCGGCTGAACACTTCCAACTAA